The following proteins are encoded in a genomic region of Moorena sp. SIOASIH:
- a CDS encoding GNAT family N-acetyltransferase: MIPGLDYIPVCNSQDLEQIGVITSQCFGVSVSDCEAYIERLGSENFRVIRQAGNAIDQRSRYAIANLAIYPMAQWYGGKPVPMAGIAVVGVAPEYRGQGVAYQKNWV; this comes from the coding sequence ATGATACCTGGGTTGGACTATATTCCGGTTTGCAACTCACAAGACCTTGAGCAGATTGGGGTGATTACATCTCAGTGCTTTGGGGTTTCCGTAAGTGACTGTGAAGCTTACATTGAGCGTCTTGGTAGTGAAAACTTCCGCGTGATCCGCCAAGCTGGAAATGCGATTGACCAAAGGTCACGCTACGCGATCGCTAATTTGGCAATTTATCCCATGGCACAATGGTACGGTGGTAAACCTGTGCCGATGGCAGGAATTGCTGTGGTTGGTGTAGCGCCAGAGTATCGCGGTCAAGGGGTAGCTTACCAAAAAAATTGGGTTTAA
- the secA gene encoding preprotein translocase subunit SecA, with the protein MLKRLIGDPNARKLKRYQPDVVEVNLLEEDIQHLSDEQLRGKTAEFKQQLEKANTTQERDEILDQILPEAFAVVREAGKRVLGMRHYDVQVMGGIVLHKGQIAEMKTGEGKTLVATLPAYLNAIDSKGVHIVTVNDYLARRDAEWMGQVHRFLGLSVGLIQSGMSPVERQKNYACDITYSTNSELGFDYLRDNMATAMSDVVQRPFNYCIIDEVDSVLIDEARTPLIISGQVERPTEKYIKAAEIARMLYPEDPDNPEQLGHYEVDEKARNILMTDEGFIEAEQLLGVKDLYDPKDPWAHYISNALKAKELFQKDVNYIVRNGEVVIVDEFTGRVLAGRRWSDGLHQAIEAKERVDIQNETQTLATITYQNFFLLYPKLAGMTGTAKTEEAEFEKIYNLQVTIIPTNKPSKRQDVSDVVYKTEPAKWRAVAEECAELHEQGRPVLVGTTSVEKSELLSGLLAEKGVPHNLLNAKPENVERESEIVAQAGRKGALTISTNMAGRGTDIILGGNADFMARLKLREYFMPKIVQPEEDEAFSPIAVTTAKPKSDAVGFAPGKKQKSWKVSPQIFPTKLSRETEQILKEAVNFAVEQYGQQSLPELEAEEKLAIASENAPTNDAVIQKLREVYKAIRGEYDAFTTREHDEVVEKGGLHVVGTERHESRRIDNQLRGRAGRQGDPGSTRFFLSLEDNLLRIFGGDRVARMMDMFRVEEDMPIESGMLTSSLENAQKKVETFYYDTRKQVFEYDEVMNNQRRAIYAERRRVLEGLDLKEQVIQYAEKTMSDIVDAYVNPELPPEEWDLESLVGKVKEFVYLLQDLEPQHLEDMTVGEIKTFLHEEVRKAYDIKEAQVDQIQPGLMRQAERFFILNQIDNLWREHLQSMDALRESVGLRGYGQKDPLIEYKQEGYEMFLEMMIDIRRNVVYSLFQFQPQMQPQAV; encoded by the coding sequence ATGCTTAAGAGACTAATTGGTGATCCCAACGCACGTAAACTCAAACGGTACCAACCTGATGTTGTAGAAGTTAACCTCCTCGAAGAAGACATCCAGCACCTATCGGATGAACAACTCAGAGGCAAAACCGCAGAGTTTAAACAGCAGCTGGAGAAAGCCAACACTACTCAAGAGCGTGATGAAATTCTTGATCAAATTCTGCCAGAAGCCTTTGCTGTAGTGAGGGAAGCAGGAAAGCGAGTGCTGGGTATGCGTCACTATGATGTCCAAGTCATGGGTGGCATTGTCCTGCACAAAGGGCAAATCGCAGAGATGAAAACTGGTGAAGGAAAAACCCTGGTGGCTACTCTACCAGCTTATCTCAATGCCATCGATAGTAAAGGGGTTCACATTGTAACCGTTAACGACTACTTAGCCCGTCGGGACGCGGAATGGATGGGACAAGTTCATCGCTTCCTAGGTCTGAGTGTCGGGCTGATTCAATCGGGAATGTCCCCGGTCGAGCGGCAAAAGAACTATGCCTGTGATATAACCTATAGCACCAACAGTGAATTAGGCTTTGACTATCTCCGGGACAACATGGCCACAGCAATGTCAGATGTGGTGCAACGTCCATTTAATTATTGCATCATTGACGAAGTAGACTCAGTACTGATTGATGAGGCCCGAACCCCACTGATTATTTCTGGGCAAGTGGAGCGACCGACTGAGAAGTACATTAAGGCAGCAGAAATTGCCCGCATGCTCTATCCAGAAGATCCAGACAATCCTGAACAACTAGGACACTACGAAGTTGATGAAAAAGCCCGTAACATCTTGATGACCGATGAAGGGTTTATCGAAGCAGAGCAACTTCTAGGGGTTAAAGATTTGTACGACCCCAAAGACCCTTGGGCTCATTATATTTCCAATGCCCTCAAGGCTAAGGAACTGTTTCAGAAAGATGTCAACTATATCGTGCGGAATGGGGAAGTAGTGATTGTAGACGAGTTCACTGGCCGAGTTTTGGCAGGACGCCGGTGGAGTGATGGTCTACACCAAGCCATAGAAGCCAAGGAACGGGTAGACATTCAAAATGAAACCCAAACCCTGGCAACCATTACCTATCAGAATTTCTTCTTGCTCTATCCCAAACTCGCTGGTATGACAGGTACTGCGAAAACAGAAGAAGCAGAATTTGAAAAAATCTACAACTTGCAAGTTACCATTATTCCCACTAACAAACCCTCTAAACGTCAAGACGTTTCCGATGTGGTTTACAAGACAGAGCCAGCTAAGTGGAGGGCAGTAGCAGAAGAATGTGCTGAACTCCATGAACAAGGACGTCCGGTACTAGTGGGAACCACCAGTGTAGAAAAATCCGAGTTGTTGTCGGGTCTGTTAGCCGAAAAGGGCGTACCCCATAACCTGCTCAATGCTAAACCCGAAAATGTGGAGCGGGAATCAGAAATTGTGGCTCAGGCAGGACGGAAAGGAGCCTTGACTATTTCCACCAACATGGCCGGGCGAGGAACAGATATTATTTTGGGAGGTAATGCTGACTTCATGGCACGGCTGAAGCTACGGGAATATTTTATGCCCAAAATAGTGCAGCCCGAGGAAGACGAAGCCTTTTCCCCCATAGCGGTAACTACTGCCAAGCCTAAATCGGACGCTGTTGGGTTTGCTCCAGGAAAGAAACAGAAAAGCTGGAAGGTTAGCCCTCAGATTTTCCCTACCAAATTGTCCCGGGAAACCGAACAAATCCTAAAAGAGGCAGTAAATTTTGCAGTTGAACAGTATGGACAGCAGAGTTTACCGGAACTAGAAGCAGAAGAGAAATTAGCGATCGCTTCAGAAAATGCTCCCACCAATGACGCAGTTATTCAAAAGCTGCGGGAAGTTTATAAAGCAATTCGAGGGGAATATGACGCATTCACCACCCGAGAACATGATGAAGTGGTAGAAAAAGGTGGCCTGCACGTTGTTGGTACTGAACGTCATGAATCCCGCCGTATTGATAACCAGCTCAGAGGACGAGCTGGACGGCAAGGTGACCCCGGTTCTACCCGATTTTTCCTAAGTTTGGAAGACAATCTCCTGCGGATATTCGGAGGCGATCGCGTAGCAAGGATGATGGATATGTTCCGGGTTGAGGAAGATATGCCCATCGAATCCGGGATGCTCACCAGCTCCTTAGAAAATGCCCAGAAAAAAGTGGAAACCTTCTACTACGATACCCGGAAGCAGGTATTTGAGTATGACGAGGTAATGAACAACCAACGGCGGGCAATTTACGCAGAAAGACGGCGAGTGCTGGAAGGACTAGACCTCAAAGAACAAGTCATCCAGTATGCCGAAAAGACCATGAGTGATATTGTAGACGCCTACGTTAACCCAGAGTTACCACCAGAAGAGTGGGATTTAGAGAGCTTGGTAGGAAAGGTCAAAGAATTTGTCTACTTACTGCAAGATCTAGAACCACAGCATCTAGAAGATATGACGGTTGGGGAAATCAAAACCTTCCTCCATGAAGAAGTCCGCAAAGCCTATGATATCAAGGAAGCTCAAGTCGATCAAATCCAGCCAGGACTAATGCGGCAAGCTGAGCGATTCTTTATCTTGAATCAAATCGATAACCTCTGGCGAGAGCATTTACAATCCATGGATGCCCTGCGGGAGTCAGTGGGATTACGAGGTTATGGCCAAAAAGACCCCCTGATTGAGTATAAGCAGGAAGGCTATGAGATGTTCTTGGAAATGATGATCGATATCCGCCGCAATGTGGTCTACTCCCTGTTCCAGTTCCAGCCACAAATGCAACCACAAGCAGTGTAA
- a CDS encoding protein kinase yields MLTLTFYQLMNNCLEIKIHGYQIIRELKCNQAVGKETYLAINLKTQQYVVIKQFQFIKTNTNWLNYDTYEREIQVLKGLEHPGIPCYLDSFQTEDGFCLVQEYKQASSLAKPRSFSPDEIKRIAIYLLGIFVYLQNRIPAVIHRDVKPANILVDDDLNVYLIDFGFARLGDGEVGVSSLVKGTLGFMPPEQLFRRQLTEASDLYSVGITLICLLSNTKAEDIDDLVDIHYHVNFQHLIPKVSPHWVKWLEKMVEPQLENRYPNATAALAAIPTDPICLPKVELSHTSLEFTGTSLGKKLTHSISIKNPIPETTLTGKWEVAPHLNDPPHTPDYHSWISFEPATFEGNEVECKITIDTGKLMADKTYHRKVLLHTNSSPKTYSLDINLKTAPIPITRKKLPYAYLALLLLFAVAVDWIIASSLLIYGTLMGISATPGFSTLAGAAVGLELAAWLTATGGRTSGAMAGATAGILVGILTWVTALTGLVATGEATTVVGAVAGLVAGLMSGVAIGFVVEKFMDRGLTRNFSIWLSLVSTAFGSSLGLIFILGLLDPLVPVAVVITGIPLVAMITYIPLQRARKIAEYRQAERKLIRP; encoded by the coding sequence ATGCTTACGTTAACTTTCTATCAGCTTATGAATAATTGTCTAGAAATTAAAATTCATGGCTATCAAATCATCAGGGAGTTAAAGTGCAATCAAGCGGTCGGCAAAGAGACTTACCTGGCGATAAACCTCAAAACTCAACAGTATGTTGTCATTAAGCAGTTTCAGTTTATTAAAACTAACACAAACTGGTTAAATTATGACACATACGAGCGTGAAATACAAGTGCTGAAAGGATTGGAACATCCGGGTATACCCTGCTATCTAGATTCGTTCCAAACGGAAGATGGGTTTTGCCTAGTTCAGGAGTATAAACAAGCCTCATCTCTGGCCAAACCGCGAAGTTTTAGTCCTGATGAAATTAAGCGAATTGCGATTTATTTGCTGGGGATTTTTGTCTATCTCCAAAACCGTATTCCCGCAGTCATTCATCGCGATGTTAAACCAGCCAATATCTTGGTAGATGATGATCTCAATGTCTATCTGATTGATTTTGGTTTTGCTCGACTGGGGGATGGAGAAGTAGGGGTTAGTAGCCTGGTTAAAGGAACTTTAGGCTTTATGCCACCAGAGCAATTATTTCGGCGTCAACTCACCGAAGCATCAGATCTCTATAGTGTAGGTATCACATTAATTTGCTTATTGAGTAATACGAAAGCAGAGGATATTGATGATTTAGTTGATATCCACTATCACGTTAATTTTCAGCATTTAATTCCCAAGGTGAGTCCCCATTGGGTGAAGTGGTTAGAAAAAATGGTGGAACCCCAACTGGAAAACCGCTATCCCAATGCTACAGCTGCTCTAGCCGCTATACCTACTGACCCGATTTGCTTACCAAAGGTTGAATTGAGTCACACCAGTCTGGAGTTCACCGGCACTAGCTTGGGCAAAAAACTGACTCACTCGATCTCGATCAAGAATCCTATACCTGAGACAACTTTAACCGGAAAGTGGGAAGTTGCGCCCCATCTTAACGATCCACCTCATACTCCCGATTACCATAGCTGGATTTCTTTTGAGCCAGCTACCTTTGAAGGGAATGAAGTTGAGTGCAAAATCACCATTGATACTGGAAAGTTGATGGCGGATAAAACTTACCACAGAAAAGTTTTACTGCACACAAATTCTTCCCCTAAGACTTATTCGTTAGATATTAATCTCAAAACTGCTCCTATCCCAATTACTCGGAAAAAACTCCCCTACGCTTACCTAGCCCTATTGTTACTATTTGCTGTAGCTGTCGATTGGATTATAGCCTCTAGTCTGCTGATCTACGGAACTCTAATGGGAATTAGTGCGACACCTGGTTTTAGCACCTTAGCTGGGGCAGCGGTAGGTTTGGAATTGGCAGCTTGGTTAACTGCAACAGGTGGTCGTACCTCAGGGGCAATGGCGGGAGCAACGGCTGGTATTTTAGTTGGTATTCTTACCTGGGTAACGGCTTTGACTGGATTGGTAGCAACAGGAGAAGCTACAACAGTGGTTGGGGCTGTCGCTGGACTAGTGGCTGGATTGATGAGTGGGGTAGCAATCGGTTTTGTAGTAGAAAAGTTTATGGATAGGGGATTGACTAGGAATTTTTCGATCTGGCTGTCACTGGTGAGTACAGCTTTTGGGAGTAGTTTGGGTCTAATTTTTATCCTGGGATTGCTTGATCCATTGGTACCAGTGGCTGTGGTAATAACCGGTATCCCCTTAGTCGCAATGATTACTTATATTCCTTTGCAACGAGCTAGAAAGATTGCTGAGTATCGTCAGGCAGAACGGAAGTTGATTAGACCATAG
- a CDS encoding DUF3153 domain-containing protein — MKLNFVSLRQLVSGTLGHLRVLGVIVLVSVLLSGCVKYDLGVRFDGEHRGKIVHQIKLGEQLTKLSDAEATEWLRSLESRAKQLQGKTQRLSDREIAIAIPFNNGKELVSKFEQFFNPVGHPEDARLAPESDSNPSFNSNLRLDQNNFLVVQRNHLSYDLDLRSLGVINSDNGKIVVTAASLFDLQFSLETPWGANSIEKSPNAIRPTIYDDGHQLVWTLQPGQINHIEVAFWLPSSLGIGMIIIIVVVLVGFYLKYKSFPWERTETNQPAIPSNVM, encoded by the coding sequence GTGAAGTTAAATTTTGTGAGTTTAAGGCAGTTGGTTAGTGGAACTCTGGGGCATTTACGGGTTCTGGGGGTGATTGTGCTGGTATCAGTGCTACTGTCTGGTTGTGTCAAATATGATCTTGGGGTCAGGTTTGACGGTGAACACCGTGGCAAGATTGTCCACCAGATCAAGCTTGGAGAACAGCTGACAAAGTTGAGCGATGCTGAGGCGACCGAATGGCTCAGAAGTCTCGAAAGTCGGGCAAAGCAGCTTCAGGGCAAAACTCAGCGCCTCTCAGACCGAGAAATTGCGATCGCAATTCCCTTTAACAACGGCAAGGAATTAGTATCCAAGTTTGAGCAGTTTTTTAACCCAGTTGGTCACCCAGAAGATGCCCGATTAGCACCAGAGAGTGATAGTAACCCAAGTTTTAACTCTAATTTACGCCTAGATCAAAACAACTTTCTGGTGGTGCAACGAAATCACTTAAGCTATGACCTGGATTTGCGTAGCCTAGGGGTAATCAACTCTGATAACGGCAAGATTGTGGTTACTGCTGCTTCACTATTCGATTTGCAGTTTAGCCTAGAGACCCCTTGGGGAGCAAACAGTATTGAGAAATCCCCCAATGCCATTCGTCCCACGATTTACGATGATGGACATCAGCTAGTTTGGACACTGCAACCTGGTCAAATCAACCATATCGAAGTGGCATTTTGGCTACCCAGCTCCCTAGGTATTGGTATGATTATTATCATAGTGGTGGTATTAGTTGGTTTCTACTTAAAATACAAGTCTTTCCCCTGGGAAAGAACTGAAACTAATCAACCAGCAATACCATCAAATGTGATGTAG
- a CDS encoding PepSY-associated TM helix domain-containing protein encodes MNQPTLRKLHSTLAPIILLPFMITAITGIAYRLGRAWFGLSKDQTHFLMAIHEGEYLGDQLRPIYVLLNGLGLLFMLVTGIVMYWKSISKKGIFSKAMDKKTAPDS; translated from the coding sequence ATGAATCAGCCTACTTTACGTAAACTGCATAGTACCTTAGCTCCAATCATCTTACTGCCTTTCATGATCACAGCAATCACCGGGATAGCCTATCGATTAGGGAGAGCCTGGTTTGGGCTTTCCAAAGATCAAACGCACTTTTTAATGGCGATTCACGAAGGAGAATACCTTGGTGATCAACTGAGGCCGATTTATGTACTTTTAAATGGTTTAGGATTACTTTTTATGTTAGTTACAGGTATAGTAATGTATTGGAAAAGTATCAGCAAGAAAGGTATTTTTAGCAAAGCGATGGATAAAAAAACCGCCCCAGATAGTTAA
- the argB gene encoding acetylglutamate kinase, with translation MLYTQEYIRETEATRVRVLSEALPYIQKFSGRTVVVKYGGAAMKDSNLKEQVIRDIVFLACVGVRPVVVHGGGPEINSWLGKLGIEPQFKNGLRVTDAATMDVVEMVLVGRVNKELVSGINYAGGNAVGLCGKDGNLFVARPQGQEGIGFVGEVSSVDVRLLESLVNSGYIPVVSSVAADDTGQAYNINADTVAGAIAAALEAEKLILLTDTPGVLKDPKDPSSLIPQLDIQQSRQLIDTGVVSGGMIPKVNCCVRSLAQGVRAAHIIDGRIPHALLLEILTDEGIGSMIVASEFTN, from the coding sequence ATGCTCTATACTCAAGAGTACATTAGGGAAACTGAAGCAACCCGCGTGCGGGTACTCAGTGAAGCACTACCCTACATCCAAAAGTTTTCTGGTCGCACAGTCGTGGTTAAGTATGGTGGTGCGGCAATGAAAGACAGTAATCTCAAAGAACAGGTGATCCGGGATATCGTCTTCTTAGCTTGTGTGGGTGTACGACCAGTAGTTGTCCACGGTGGTGGTCCGGAAATTAATAGCTGGCTGGGGAAATTAGGGATTGAGCCACAATTTAAGAATGGTCTGCGGGTGACTGATGCTGCCACGATGGATGTAGTGGAGATGGTGCTGGTGGGTCGGGTGAATAAAGAGTTGGTCTCTGGGATTAACTACGCCGGTGGTAATGCTGTCGGGCTGTGTGGCAAAGATGGTAACTTATTCGTAGCACGCCCACAAGGTCAAGAGGGTATTGGCTTTGTTGGGGAAGTGAGCAGTGTGGATGTGCGGCTACTAGAGTCTTTGGTCAATAGTGGCTACATTCCAGTAGTGTCTAGCGTGGCGGCTGATGATACTGGCCAAGCTTATAATATCAACGCTGACACGGTTGCTGGTGCGATCGCAGCTGCTTTAGAAGCAGAAAAGCTGATCTTGCTGACTGATACCCCTGGGGTTTTGAAGGATCCTAAAGACCCATCTAGCCTGATTCCTCAGCTAGATATTCAACAATCACGGCAGTTGATTGACACTGGGGTAGTCTCTGGTGGGATGATTCCTAAGGTGAACTGCTGCGTGCGATCGCTTGCCCAAGGGGTACGTGCGGCTCATATTATTGATGGTCGCATTCCCCATGCCCTGCTCCTGGAAATTTTGACCGATGAAGGAATCGGTTCGATGATCGTGGCATCAGAATTTACCAACTAA
- a CDS encoding PAS domain S-box protein → MLKTLQDMFSGHYLSHEHCYVWKPELVGLHGGSDLLIALSYYSILLLLIYFWSQDQDLPLLKILLLLSALVLCSGTSHLLEVWTIWHPDYWLSGLVKGTSAILSLSSAIALVVLMPKVLALSNPAPLEATNTALEKEIAERKQTVEELVRSQQTLSLLVEQTPLGFIEWSLDGEVMEWNHVAEKIFGYNKMEALGHRAHELMKPQSSVEQFQRVLQDCLNFQCNNCITENYHPQDGSSIFCQWHNAPLIESDGTIIGVVSVVEDITKRKLEDDVLSQAYEELEKRVLERTKQLAAANEVLKAEIRERRQVESELGNNLELLNRFLEYVPAAIAMFDQQMRYQFVSRHWYSEYNIYDDNIIGKSYYDVFPETPEGWKKIHQRCLEGDSAECEEDLFIRANGEQQWLKWEIRPWVDISEKISGIIMSTEVITERKEAQEALKRLNQDLSRSNRELEQFAYVASHDLQEPLRAISSYTQLLAKKYQSKLDAQADKYIHYIVDGATNMQQLIQDLLSFSRVGTHGKKLAATDCEVVLNRVLDNLNVTIIESDAIVTYDSLPVVMGDDIQLSQLLQNLIGNAIKFRSQELPRVHISAELKGKEWIFSVRDNGIGIEPEYFERIFTIFQRLHTRREYPGTGIGLAVCKKIVERHGGKIWVESELGVGTTFYFSIPQPDHELNII, encoded by the coding sequence ATGCTCAAAACCTTACAAGACATGTTCTCTGGTCATTATCTATCCCACGAGCATTGCTATGTCTGGAAGCCTGAATTAGTTGGACTTCATGGTGGATCGGATTTGCTAATTGCCCTATCCTATTACTCTATTCTGCTGTTGCTAATCTATTTTTGGTCTCAAGACCAAGATCTGCCATTACTGAAGATTTTATTACTATTGAGTGCCTTGGTTTTGTGCAGTGGCACCAGTCACTTGCTGGAGGTCTGGACAATTTGGCATCCAGATTATTGGCTCTCTGGTTTAGTCAAAGGCACTAGTGCCATACTTTCTCTGTCTAGCGCTATAGCACTAGTAGTATTGATGCCAAAAGTCTTAGCATTGTCCAATCCAGCTCCACTGGAAGCGACTAACACAGCTCTGGAAAAGGAAATTGCTGAACGTAAGCAAACCGTAGAAGAACTAGTGAGATCCCAACAAACCTTGTCCCTCCTGGTAGAGCAAACTCCCCTTGGTTTCATTGAGTGGAGCCTGGATGGTGAAGTGATGGAGTGGAACCATGTAGCCGAGAAAATTTTTGGCTATAACAAGATGGAAGCCCTTGGGCATCGTGCCCATGAATTGATGAAGCCGCAATCTTCCGTAGAGCAGTTCCAGCGAGTTCTGCAAGACTGTTTGAATTTTCAGTGTAACAACTGCATTACCGAAAATTACCATCCACAAGATGGCAGTAGTATATTTTGCCAGTGGCACAATGCTCCCTTAATTGAGTCTGATGGCACCATCATCGGAGTGGTCTCCGTGGTAGAGGATATCACGAAGCGCAAGCTAGAGGACGATGTCCTCAGCCAAGCCTATGAAGAGTTAGAAAAACGAGTATTAGAACGGACAAAGCAACTAGCAGCAGCTAATGAAGTCTTAAAAGCTGAAATCAGGGAGCGACGCCAGGTTGAGTCGGAATTAGGTAACAACCTAGAGCTGCTCAACCGATTTTTGGAATATGTACCCGCAGCTATTGCCATGTTCGATCAGCAGATGAGGTACCAGTTTGTTAGTCGCCACTGGTACTCAGAGTACAACATATATGATGACAACATCATTGGCAAAAGCTACTACGACGTATTTCCAGAAACTCCTGAGGGTTGGAAGAAAATACACCAACGGTGCTTAGAGGGTGATTCAGCAGAGTGTGAAGAAGATTTGTTTATTCGCGCTAATGGTGAACAACAGTGGCTCAAGTGGGAAATCCGTCCTTGGGTTGACATTAGTGAGAAGATTAGCGGTATTATTATGAGTACTGAGGTGATTACAGAGCGTAAGGAAGCTCAAGAGGCACTCAAACGACTTAATCAAGATTTATCCCGATCTAACCGTGAATTAGAACAGTTTGCTTACGTGGCTTCCCATGATTTACAAGAACCACTGCGAGCGATTAGTAGCTACACCCAACTCTTAGCTAAAAAATACCAGAGTAAGCTGGATGCTCAAGCGGATAAGTATATTCATTACATCGTAGATGGCGCTACTAACATGCAGCAGTTAATCCAGGATCTGCTGAGTTTTTCTCGGGTGGGAACCCATGGTAAAAAATTAGCAGCTACTGACTGCGAGGTAGTACTGAATCGGGTTTTAGACAATTTAAATGTAACGATTATCGAGAGCGATGCCATAGTTACCTATGACTCCTTACCTGTAGTTATGGGGGATGATATACAACTGAGTCAACTTCTGCAAAATCTCATCGGTAATGCTATTAAGTTTCGCAGCCAAGAGCTACCCAGAGTCCATATTTCAGCGGAACTGAAGGGTAAGGAATGGATCTTTTCAGTTCGTGATAATGGTATTGGTATTGAGCCTGAGTACTTTGAGCGCATCTTCACTATTTTCCAGCGCTTGCATACCCGCCGTGAGTATCCCGGCACAGGCATTGGTCTAGCAGTTTGTAAGAAGATTGTAGAGCGTCATGGGGGAAAAATTTGGGTAGAGTCAGAGCTAGGAGTAGGCACAACATTTTACTTCTCAATACCACAGCCTGATCATGAGTTAAACATTATCTAG
- a CDS encoding response regulator: MNIMTNTQPIDILLVEDSSSDAELILEALCDSKLSSKFHWVDDGAKAIAFLRKQGKYQEAPRPALIVLDLNLPKKDGREVLQEIKEDPQISTIPIIILTTSDSQQDIINTYRLKANCYICKPMDLENFMSMVKRIEEFWLDLVRLPLYQ, from the coding sequence ATGAACATTATGACAAATACTCAACCAATTGATATTCTGCTGGTAGAAGATTCGTCGAGTGATGCCGAACTCATTTTAGAGGCATTATGTGATAGCAAGCTATCCAGTAAGTTTCACTGGGTTGATGATGGAGCTAAAGCGATCGCATTTCTCCGTAAGCAGGGAAAATATCAGGAAGCCCCACGTCCAGCTTTAATTGTTCTGGATCTTAATTTACCAAAAAAAGATGGTCGCGAGGTTCTCCAAGAAATTAAAGAAGACCCCCAGATAAGTACAATCCCAATTATTATATTAACCACATCTGACTCTCAGCAAGATATTATCAATACTTACAGGCTAAAAGCTAACTGCTACATTTGCAAACCCATGGATTTGGAAAATTTTATGTCGATGGTGAAGCGGATTGAAGAATTTTGGTTAGACCTTGTTAGACTGCCATTATATCAATAA
- a CDS encoding ATP-binding protein encodes MDTHSLKILLVEDNPADADLLQIILTDAQEIQWSLVQVEKLQDAIDSLSKHHFDIVLLDLSLPDKQGLITVTKTHGVVPDLPIVVLTGLNDRVTALEALRKGAQDYLVKGKIDSELLIRTIRYAIERANTMKQLRQSEEQLQRLNEELENRVAEQTDELRQKNQYLQQEISNRKSLEEELRQALNKEKELNDLKSRIVSVVSHEYRTPLATILSSAELLEHYSHKWSSEKKRRHLQRIQTTVQHLTKLVSDVLLFSKAEAGKLEFKPLPMDLVAFCKEIVEEFQLTAKTGLTINFNCIDNSKETSCCINQGWFCKADLDEKLLRQILSNLLSNGIKYSPDGGDIQFDLIMSDHSTMFRIQDSGIGIPPEDQERLFEAFQRSSNVGTISGTGLGLAIVKKCVNLHGGEICVESEVGVGTAFTVTLPLHSSHYSGVRCEVHSG; translated from the coding sequence ATGGACACCCATTCCCTGAAAATACTGCTAGTAGAAGATAACCCAGCTGATGCGGATCTTCTCCAAATCATTTTAACTGATGCCCAAGAGATTCAGTGGTCACTGGTGCAGGTAGAAAAGTTACAAGATGCTATTGATTCCCTCAGTAAACATCATTTTGATATAGTATTGTTAGACCTATCGTTACCGGATAAACAGGGATTGATTACGGTAACAAAAACCCACGGGGTTGTACCGGATTTACCCATTGTGGTGTTAACGGGTCTTAATGATAGAGTGACCGCCCTAGAAGCATTACGAAAAGGAGCACAAGATTATTTAGTCAAGGGCAAAATTGATAGTGAATTGCTGATCCGCACAATTCGCTATGCTATTGAGCGAGCCAATACTATGAAGCAGCTTCGACAAAGTGAGGAGCAATTGCAACGACTCAATGAAGAATTAGAAAATCGGGTTGCGGAACAAACCGATGAATTAAGGCAAAAAAATCAGTACCTGCAACAGGAAATTTCAAATCGGAAGTCCTTGGAAGAAGAACTTCGTCAGGCGTTGAATAAAGAAAAAGAACTCAATGACCTCAAATCTCGGATTGTTTCTGTCGTTTCTCATGAATATCGCACCCCACTAGCCACCATCCTCTCTTCCGCAGAATTATTAGAACATTATAGTCATAAATGGTCTTCAGAAAAAAAGCGACGTCATTTGCAGCGGATTCAAACCACGGTTCAACATCTGACTAAGTTAGTGAGTGATGTACTGCTATTCAGTAAAGCTGAGGCAGGAAAATTGGAATTCAAACCATTACCTATGGATTTGGTAGCCTTCTGTAAGGAAATTGTGGAAGAATTTCAACTAACAGCTAAGACTGGGTTGACTATTAACTTTAACTGTATAGATAATTCAAAGGAAACGTCCTGCTGTATTAATCAGGGTTGGTTTTGCAAAGCTGATCTAGATGAAAAACTATTGCGGCAAATTCTGTCTAATTTGCTCTCCAATGGGATTAAGTATTCACCGGATGGGGGTGATATCCAATTTGATCTGATCATGAGTGATCATAGTACTATGTTCCGGATCCAAGATTCTGGCATTGGCATCCCCCCAGAAGACCAAGAACGATTATTTGAGGCTTTCCAGCGCAGTAGTAATGTTGGTACTATCTCTGGTACCGGACTAGGATTAGCAATTGTCAAAAAATGTGTCAACCTCCACGGTGGTGAGATTTGTGTAGAGAGTGAAGTGGGAGTTGGTACAGCCTTTACGGTCACATTGCCATTACACTCATCCCATTATTCAGGTGTTAGGTGTGAGGTTCATAGTGGTTAA